In a single window of the Streptomyces sp. NBC_00353 genome:
- a CDS encoding DUF4097 family beta strand repeat-containing protein: MQKFDTPAPISAVLDIPAGRIQFIAADRADTTVEVLPATPSKSRDTKTAEQTAVAYADGVLRITAPTPDNQLFGPSGSLEITVQLPAGSRIEVKTAGAELRGVGRLGDIAFEGAYRQIKIDEAASVHLTAIDGDVEIGRLGGPAEISTARGDIRITEAVRGTVVLRTRSGNISVAAAAGVSAALDAGTDYGRVSNALKNDGTTELDIRATTSRGDITARSL, translated from the coding sequence ATGCAGAAGTTCGACACCCCCGCCCCGATCTCCGCCGTCCTGGACATCCCCGCCGGACGCATCCAGTTCATCGCCGCAGACCGCGCCGACACCACCGTCGAGGTCCTGCCCGCCACCCCCTCCAAGAGCCGCGACACCAAGACCGCCGAGCAGACAGCCGTCGCCTACGCCGACGGCGTCCTGCGGATCACGGCCCCGACCCCCGACAACCAGCTCTTCGGCCCCTCCGGATCCCTGGAGATCACCGTCCAGCTGCCCGCCGGCTCCCGCATCGAGGTCAAGACCGCCGGCGCCGAGCTCCGCGGCGTCGGACGCCTCGGCGACATCGCCTTCGAAGGCGCGTACCGCCAGATCAAGATCGACGAGGCCGCGAGCGTCCACCTCACCGCGATCGACGGCGACGTCGAGATCGGCCGGCTGGGCGGCCCCGCGGAGATCAGCACCGCAAGGGGCGACATCCGGATCACCGAGGCCGTACGCGGCACGGTCGTGCTCCGCACCCGGTCCGGCAACATTTCGGTCGCCGCCGCCGCCGGCGTCTCGGCCGCCCTGGACGCCGGCACCGACTACGGCCGCGTCAGCAACGCCCTCAAGAACGATGGCACCACCGAACTCGACATCCGCGCCACCACCTCCCGCGGCGACATCACCGCCCGCAGCCTCTGA
- a CDS encoding helix-turn-helix domain-containing protein encodes MPGGRLTQQERQQIALGLADSLPYAEIARRLDRPTSTITREVMRNGGPTAYRADLAHRATERRAHRRRPASSRGPESVPQAHGRDAEAVAEYEETFTTVLMASGLSKMAARVLTCLFTTDAGSLTASQLAQRLQVSPASISKAIAFLESQSLVRRERDERRRDRYVVDDELFYQATIASARANDQLVETARQGVAVLGPHTPAATRLENIARFLDFISESITRAAEQAREVLHTRPATTSNDTAQPSPDHG; translated from the coding sequence ATGCCGGGAGGCAGACTCACCCAGCAGGAACGCCAGCAGATCGCGCTGGGGCTGGCCGACAGCCTCCCCTACGCCGAGATCGCCCGGCGCCTCGACCGTCCGACCTCGACGATCACGCGTGAGGTGATGCGCAACGGCGGCCCCACCGCCTACCGCGCCGACCTGGCCCACCGCGCCACCGAACGCCGCGCCCACCGGCGCAGGCCCGCCTCCTCCCGGGGTCCGGAGTCAGTCCCCCAGGCGCACGGGCGCGACGCCGAGGCCGTGGCCGAGTACGAGGAGACGTTCACCACCGTCCTCATGGCTTCGGGCCTGTCGAAGATGGCGGCCCGGGTGCTGACCTGCCTGTTCACCACCGACGCGGGCAGCCTCACCGCGTCCCAGCTCGCCCAGCGCCTCCAGGTCAGCCCGGCGTCCATCTCCAAAGCGATCGCCTTCCTGGAGAGCCAGAGCCTCGTCCGCCGAGAACGCGACGAACGCCGCCGCGACCGCTACGTCGTCGACGACGAACTCTTCTACCAGGCGACGATCGCCAGCGCCCGGGCCAACGACCAGCTCGTCGAAACCGCACGCCAAGGCGTCGCCGTCCTCGGCCCCCACACCCCCGCCGCCACCCGCCTGGAGAACATCGCCCGCTTCCTCGACTTCATCAGCGAAAGCATCACCCGCGCCGCCGAACAGGCCCGCGAAGTCCTCCACACCAGACCCGCAACAACCTCGAACGACACCGCCCAGCCAAGTCCGGACCACGGATAG